Proteins encoded together in one Lathyrus oleraceus cultivar Zhongwan6 chromosome 5, CAAS_Psat_ZW6_1.0, whole genome shotgun sequence window:
- the LOC127079632 gene encoding auxin transporter-like protein 5: MDTTNPPLAGADDFDMFANDDEYAATEPSSAENTALRKHWRNVGLAFNCIFLLFGSVIQLIACASNIYYINDNLDKRTWTYIFGACCATTVFIPSFHNYRIWSFLGLVMTTYTAWYLTIAAILHGQMEGVKHSGPNKMVLYFTGATNILYTFGGHAVTVEIMHAMWKPQKFKAIYLMATLYVLTLTLPSAAAVYWAFGDMLLNHSNALMNSIESAMVDYLLLAHEMRFPPRN; the protein is encoded by the exons ATGGACACTACAAATCCACCTTTGGCTGGTGCTGATGATTTTGATATGTTTGCTAATGATGATGAGTATGCAGCCACTGAACCATCTTCAGCTGAAAATACTGCACTTA GGAAACACTGGAGAAACGTCGGCTTGGCCTTTAACTGCATATTTCTTCTGTTTGGATCTGTTATCCAACTTATAGCTTGTGCAAG CAATATATATTACATAAATGATAATCTGGACAAGAGGACTTGGACATACATATTCGGAGCATGTTGTGCAACCACTGTCTTTATTCCCTCATTTCACAACTACAGAATCTGGTCCTTTTTGGGTCTTGTTATGACCACTTACACTGCTTGGTATCTAACAATTGCTGCAATCCTTCACGGTCAG ATGGAAGGAGTTAAGCACTCGGGTCCAAATAAAATGGTGCTATATTTTACTGGGGCCACAAACATTCTCTACACATTTGGGGGCCATGCCGTTACTGT GGAAATCATGCACGCTATGTGGAAGCCACAAAAGTTCAAAGCCATATATTTAATGGCTACCCTTTATGTTCTGACACTGACCCTTCCATCAGCAGCAGCAGTTTATTGGGCATTTGGTGACATGCTTCTAAATCACTCTAATGctttgatgaattcaa